A genome region from Myroides fluvii includes the following:
- a CDS encoding HipA family kinase — MKRLQTIEGIHKQFYGTGMKPLLVTCDDMQDWVCKYHRFPNNLLKEYIGSAFAKSWNIKTPDTSFITVLEEHIDLDQYRGLQLSWFKQDCFGSLFLNNAELVTNAILPSFYDPIFRTKIKDKADFLWIALFDIWMANEDRHHNNYNLLLNAVDTASYFFYTIDHDTLFNSSFLERDLY; from the coding sequence ATGAAGCGACTTCAGACAATAGAGGGTATCCACAAGCAATTTTATGGGACAGGTATGAAACCCTTACTTGTTACTTGTGATGATATGCAAGATTGGGTCTGTAAGTATCATCGTTTTCCCAATAACTTATTAAAAGAGTATATTGGTTCTGCTTTTGCTAAATCTTGGAACATAAAAACACCTGACACAAGTTTTATCACTGTCTTAGAAGAACATATAGATTTAGATCAATATCGAGGTTTACAGTTAAGCTGGTTTAAACAGGATTGCTTTGGTTCTCTTTTTTTGAATAATGCTGAACTCGTTACAAATGCAATACTTCCGTCTTTTTATGATCCTATTTTCAGAACTAAAATTAAAGATAAAGCAGATTTCTTATGGATTGCGTTATTCGATATCTGGATGGCTAATGAAGATCGCCATCACAACAATTACAATCTATTATTAAACGCTGTTGATACTGCATCTTACTTCTTTTATACTATTGACCATGATACCCTGTTCAATTCCTCTTTTCTAGAAAGAGACTTATATTAA